In Daphnia magna isolate NIES linkage group LG7, ASM2063170v1.1, whole genome shotgun sequence, a single genomic region encodes these proteins:
- the LOC116928014 gene encoding uncharacterized protein LOC116928014, which yields MFTAFHLEQFSEIRSVGWKVRAVQSTAMESIRTDGSSPPKHVAYKTNVQVETNSIPLQPLLVCLRILGIELVPSSTTEPPGKIDRCKTFTLGVIFLVFNAFCNVYTTLMNSPLFIEDFNTMLNSTTDGTDSTVKISTVLSWNIIIDYVNFGVLAVIVHATLLSLSQQSKWKSLWNNIQRMHHEFKVIRKTMGHLTIVGLAVVSFESIVMISFAGDFIEMKPGAQGFLPALLPAVFRLCAMVFNIYAGCGLLLFALVGWTALLGLRCLQQQVTASSSRTCPSLTLNATSLTALINWKRLHVLLSDVVDGMNECFGPILLIWIIHIFVGFIATPYYIVDGFYRSGSAGRSLLPVSIYLMIQHTFHVLIITGIPNAITQQAIAIGKQLQQIDFPNHLQEQVGMLATEVLISLPRITAMEYGDLELSLIPTMIGTTITYLVILCQFEV from the exons ATGTTTACCGCCTTCCACCTCGAACAATTCAGTGAAATACGTTCGGTTGGATGGAAGGTCCGTGCGGTACAGTCGACAGCCATGGAGTCGATTAGGACGGACGGATCCTCTCCTCCAAAACACGTTGCATACAAGACAAACGTTCAAGTCGAAACGAATTCAATTCCCCTTCAACCTTTACTTGTTTGTTTACGAATTTTAGGCATCGAACTCGTTCCGTCTTCGACAACCGAACCGCCCGGCAAAATTGACCGTTGCAAGACCTTCACGCTCGGCGTGATTTTCCTCGTCTTCAATGCATTTTGCAACGTTTACACGACCCTGATGAACAGCCCGCTGTTCATCGAGGATTTCAACACGATGTTGAATTCCACAACGGATGGAACCGATTCGACAGTCAAGATATCGACAGTGTTGTCCTGGAACATCATCATCGATTACGTCAATTTCGGAGTACTGGCTGTGATTGTGCACGCCACCCTGTTGTCTTTGTCTCAGCAATCGAAATGGAAGTCGCTCTGGAACAACATCCAGCGGATGCATCACGAATTCAAAGTCATCCGGAAAACTATGGGCCATCTGACAATCGTTGGACTTGCCGTTGTTTCCTTT GAAAGTATTGTAATGATCAGTTTCGCCGGGGATTTCATCGAAATGAAGCCTGGGGCGCAAGGATTTTTACCGGCCCTATTGCCGGCCGTATTCCGTCTGTGCGCAATGGTCTTTAATATTTACGCTGGATGTGGTTTGCTTCTGTTCGCCCTCGTCGGCTGGACGGCGTTGCTGGGTTTACGTTGCCTCCAACAACAAGTGACCGCGTCCAGCAGCCGGACATGCCCGTCCCTGACTCTCAATGCAACATCCCTGACGGCGCTGATCAATTGGAAAAGACTTCACGTTTTATTATCTGACGTTGTGGACGGAATGAACGAATGTTTCGGTCCGATCCTTCTGATCTGGATCATTCACATCTTTGTGGGTTTCATCGCTACTCCGTACTACATCGTCGATGGTTTTTACAGATCGGGAAGCGCCGGTCGCAGTTTGCTGCCCGTCAGTATCTACCTGATGATCCAGCACACCTTTCACGTGTTGATCATCACCGGCATTCCGAATGCTATCACACAACAG GCAATCGCAATCGGAAAGCAACTGCAACAAATCGATTTTCCCAATCATCTCCAAGAACAG GTTGGCATGTTGGCAACGGAAGTTCTGATTTCGTTGCCTCGCATCACGGCGATGGAATACGGCGATTTGGAATTGTCTCTCATTCCGACG ATGATTGGCACTACAATAACATATTTGGTCATATTATGCCAGTTCGAAGTGTGA
- the LOC116928024 gene encoding uncharacterized protein LOC116928024, translating to MSLVECVKRWRLQLIVILFIISSTCAEEYRILTTWDNRTIDHLDRPVVIRLERHDESAFKISVDAPFFNDPPNPNGTVGEPFFTLWDYEVVEVFFLNDKNQYVEIELCPWGQHIVLLLDGQRNTIRHSLFIEFTATRNNTHWQGVALIPVHFLPPNVGKMNAYAIHGSDPKRVYESLYPVAFNSTAAADFHNLAAFKPFNASIIVENAIDAYSEVWVDSFTGIRRLEIKHTWNGTLLDPQDAVELQLETKSGYGLFIKINAPRYGDALPPSPSGWPFDGLSSYEVVHLFLLGENDTKTLELQFGPMGHYAVIFWTNRTKLGDLQREITYKTNGFNSMFWEGEAFIPLAYLPARVYKCNAHSAHGPQGNQRQINSLYPAKSNEVRPDFQNYGNYKAIDMTMIYPGNDDVTCSDVWADNVDCRPKPPPASAAGHAPIGHYALLLLTAFISTFIMVA from the exons AT GTCACTCGTTGAATGTGTTAAACGTTGGCGATTGCAGCTGATTGTGATCCTTTTCATCATCTCTTCGACATG TGCCGAAGAGTATCGAATCCTCACGACGTGGGACAACAGGACGATCGATCACCTGGATCGGCCCGTCGTCATCCGGCTGGAACGTCATGACGAGTCAGCCTTTAAAATTTCTGTCGACGCCCCGTTTTTCAACGATCCACCCAATCCTAATGGCACAGTAGGCGAGCCATTTTTCACACTGTGGGATTACGAAG TGGTGGAGGTATTTTTCCTCAACGACAAGAATCAATACGTTGAAATCGAATTATGCCC GTGGGGACAGCACATCGTTTTGTTGTTGGACGGCCAGCGCAATACGATACGACATAGTTTATTCATCGAATTTACGGCCACTCGCAACAATACGCATTGGCAAGGTGTGGCGCTGATTCCCGTTCATTTCCTGCCACCGAACGTGGGTAAAATGAACGCTTATGCCATTCACGGCTCTGATCCAAAACGTGTTTACGAGTCGCTTTATCCAGTCGCGTTCAACTCGACCGCCGCAGCAGATTT TCATAATCTTGCTGCATTCAAACCGTTTAACGCGAGCATTATCGTAGAGAATGCCATCGATGCATATTCTGAAGTTTGGGTCGATTCATTCACAGg GATCCGGAGGTTGGAAATCAAACACACCTGGAACGGTACGTTGCTCGATCCGCAAGACGCTGTTGAATTGCAACTTGAAACTAAATCTGGTTATGGGTTGTTCATCAAAATTAACGCACCTCGTTACGGCGATGCTCTGCCTCCAAGTCCTAGTGGATGGCCTTTTGATGGTCTTTCTTCTTACGAAGTTGTTCATCTCTTTTTGCTGGGCGAAAATGATACGAAGACGCTTGAACTTCAATTTGGGCCGATGGGCCACTACGCTGTCATCTTTTGGACGAACCGCACAAAGTTGGGTGATTTGCAGCGTGAGATAACGTACAAAACGAACGGTTTCAATTCCATGTTTTGGGAAGGTGAAGCTTTCATCCCTCTGGCTTATCTTCCTGCACGG gtCTACAAATGCAACGCCCATTCTGCTCACGGGCCGCAAGGAAATCAACGTCAAATCAACAGTTTGTACCCGGCCAAATCGAATGAAGTTCGTCCAGACTT tcaaAATTATGGTAATTATAAAGCCATTGACATGACGATGATTTACCCGGGCAACGACGACGTCACGTGCTCTGACGTCTGGGCAGACAACGTTGACTGCCGGCCAAAGCCGCCGCCCGCCTCCGCTGCTGGTCATGCACCCATTGGCCATTACGCACTTCTATTGCTTACAGCATTTATTTCAACTTTTATAATGGTCGCTTAA
- the LOC116928032 gene encoding uncharacterized protein LOC116928032 — protein sequence MVLNNARWTLALVLVTMASWLVIVVDVQRIQEDPGRLFLQARPPTIDRSRTGHRGQLNIPQSFAGLKVAPSIYRWMNGLYGGPAVTRIGITVAESPDPSLERRVPCCSGHLTATMDARNCTKMGGECCSREFTDYPGAGGMGLINPRKLKRSRQAYQGNCYQCYEFFTVCLVGN from the exons ATGGTGCTGAATAACGCG CGGTGGACATTGGCTTTGGTGCTTGTTACGATGGCGTCATGGCTGGTGATTGTGGTGGATGTCCAGCGCATCCAGGAAGATCCCGGTCGGTTGTTCTTGCAAGCCAGGCCTCCAACTATCGATCGCAGTCGTACGGGTCATCGTGGTCAACTCAACATCCCGCAATCGTTTGCTGGACTCAAAGTAGCCCCATCCATTTATCGATGGATGAACGGCCTTTACGGCGGACCAG ctGTTACACGGATTGGGATAACGGTGGCCGAAAGCCCTGATCCTTCATTAGAACGACGAGTGCCGTGCTGTTCGGGCCACTTGACGGCTACGATGGATGCCCGCAACTGCACGAAAATGGGCGGAGAATGTTGTTCGCGAGAGTTCACCGATTATCCAGGCGCCGGTGGCATGGGTTTAA TTAATCCGAGGAAATTGAAGAGATCGAGACAGGCGTACCAGGGCAACTGTTATCAATGTTACGAGTTCTTTACAGTGTGTCTCGTAGGCAATTGA
- the LOC116928028 gene encoding uncharacterized protein LOC116928028 has protein sequence MLKVEKSLWPLTVWMRIFGFHMGPRKKRTNSSRYSGGLLAAGSLMVLSTIGLHFTSFVLEILRLRVNGIGPNGTNVTTANLLNTGIEHLNNTWLFIGVHVSFFFVSLTTNWKTLWNSLLLMEKNLKFNSDFHRKCRKSVSVGFALLLIDCVSHLLVSIRSFYWDMGKMRPLAIILSNISRMTIASVFLLFCVLARVITLVFQGLNEQISHLTEAEKLLPFFLSSRILNVRLEKWRRNHTLACELVDMVNKCFGLVMLVTIVNVFVSFVTTSFEIVSSVGNNETLPFLLIFIFIKKSILLAITFHESFRLQSEAGRTAAFLRKLHPFTADLLTQIKVNTVVMEVTHASPKITAMEFFDVNIRLLPTLIGSTLTYVAILHQVAAHSK, from the exons ATGTTGAAAGTTGAGAAAAGTCTTTGGCCTCTGACTGTCTGGATGAGAATCTTTGGATTCCACATGGGTCCCAGAAAGAAACGGACAAATTCAAGTCGTTATTCAGGTGGTTTGTTGGCAGCTGGTTCTCTAATGGTCCTGTCAACGATCGGTCTTCATTTCACTTCGTTTGTTCTCGAAATCCTGAGATTGAGGGTCAATGGAATCGGACCGAACGGCACCAACGTGACCACTGCCAATCTTCTCAACACTGGGATCGAGCATTTAAACAACACCTGGCTGTTCATCGGAGTTCACGTCTCGTTCTTCTTCGTTTCGCTGACCACCAACTGGAAGACGTTGTGGAACTCTTTGCTGCTGATGGAAAAGAATCTCAAATTCAATTCAGACTTCCATCGCAAATGCAGAAAGAGCGTCTCCGTTGGATTCGCCCTTTTATTAATC GATTGCGTCAGCCATTTACTGGTCTCCATCCGATCGTTTTACTGGGACATGGGCAAAATGAGACCATTGGCCATTATTTTGTCCAACATTTCCAGGATGACCATCGCGAGCGTGTTCTTGCTCTTCTGCGTCCTGGCCAGGgtcatcacgctcgtcttccAGGGACTCAACGAGCAAATATCTCATTTAACTGAAGCCGAAAAATTGCTGCCCTTCTTTTTGTCTAGCAGAATTTTGAATGTTCGTTTAGAGAAATGGCGGAGGAATCACACGTTGGCATGCGAATTAGTCGACATGGTCAACAAGTGTTTCGGTCTGGTCATGCTCGTCACGATAGTCAACGTTTTCGTGAGTTTCGTGACCACTTCGTTCGAGATCGTCAGTTCGGTGGGCAATAACGAAACGTTGCCTTTTctattgattttcatttttatcaaGAAATCAATTCTGCTCGCCATTACCTTCCACGAATCGTTCCGTTTGCAATCAGAG GCTGGCAGAACTGCTGCCTTCCTTCGGAAGCTCCATCCTTTTACAGCTGATCTTTTGACTCAAATCAAA GTGAACACGGTGGTGATGGAAGTAACTCATGCCAGCCCTAAAATTACAGCCATGGAATTCTTCGACGTCAACATTAGACTTTTACCGACG TTGATTGGAAGCACATTGACGTACGTCGCCATTCTCCACCAAGTTGCAGCCCATTCAAAATAA
- the LOC116928030 gene encoding uncharacterized protein LOC116928030: MLEIEKNLWPLTLWLNVFGFHMGPRKAGTNRYCVWLLITGSLMVISTVGLHCTSFVRSFLRFRANGIVLNGTNLTTANRLNVGIEHLNYTCVVVGVHVTFFFVSLTSNWTSLWNSLLVIEENLKFNPIFYRKCKKCVLIGFTVLFVDCISHLFISVGSFYWDMGFLSPLAIILSNVSRTIIISVFLLFSVLARVITLVFQDINEQIARLDEIEQVTSVCSTSRILNGRLETWRRNHTLACELVDMVNKCFGLVMLITLVNIFVSFVTTSFEIVRSMQDDETLPSLLIFIFVKKTILLILMFYEPYRLQAETGRTASALRKLHPFTADLFTQIKVNTVVMEVIHACPRITAIEFFDVNLKLLPTLIGSTLTYVAILHQVASHSK; encoded by the exons ATGttggaaattgaaaagaatcTTTGGCCGTTGACACTTTGGTTGAATGTTTTTGGCTTCCACATGGGCCCGAGAAAAGCTGGAACCAATCGTTACTGCGTTTGGCTTTTGATAACCGGATCTTTGATGGTAATCTCAACAGTTGGTCTTCACTGCACATCGTTCGTTCGCAGCTTTTTGAGATTTAGAGCCAACGGGATCGTTCTGAACGGTACCAATTTAACGACGGCCAATAGGCTTAACGTCGGCATCGAACATCTCAATTACACCTGTGTCGTCGTCGGAGTTCACGTCACCTTCTTTTTCGTTTCGCTAACATCCAACTGGACGTCGTTATGGAACTCTTTGCTGGTCATTGAAGAAAACCTGAAATTCAATCCAATATTTTATCGCAAGTGCAAGAAGTGCGTCTTGATTGGATTCACCGTTCTCTTTGTC GATTGCATCAGTCATTTATTCATTTCGGTTGGCTCGTTTTACTGGGACATGGGCTTCTTAAGCCCGTTGGCCATAATCCTGTCCAACGTTTCCAGGACGATCATCATCAGCGTTTTCCTGCTCTTCTCTGTCCTGGCCAGAGTAATCACTCTCGTGTTCCAGGATATCAACGAGCAGATCGCCCGTCTAGACGAAATTGAACAAGTCACGTCCGTTTGTTCGACCAGCAGGATCTTAAACGGCCGTTTAGAAACGTGGCGAAGAAATCACACTTTAGCCTGTGAACTGGTCGACATGGTCAACAAATGTTTCGGTCTGGTCATGCTAATCACGTTGGTCAATATTTTCGTGAGCTTCGTGACCACTTCGTTCGAGATCGTACGTTCCATGCAAGACGACGAAACGCTACCATCGCTACTCATCTTCATCTTTGTCAAGAAAACCATCTTATTGATTCTAATGTTCTACGAGCCCTACCGATTACAAGCCGAG ACTGGCCGAACAGCATCAGCACTCCGGAAGCTCCATCCTTTTACTGCTGATCTCTTCACTCAAATTAAA GTAAATACGGTAGTGATGGAGGTGATTCACGCATGCCCTAGGATTACGGCCATCGAGTTTTTCGATGTCAACCTCAAACTTTTACCAACG CTGATTGGCAGCACGCTGACTTACGTGGCCATCCTCCATCAAGTTGCATCACattcaaaataa
- the LOC116928029 gene encoding uncharacterized protein LOC116928029, which translates to MLSIEDSLWPLTAALKILGFHVGPNRKSRSNRYSICLLLTGCLMVLSTVGLHCTSFIAGVLRLKANEIGPNGTILTTTKLLNIGIDHLNYTWVLIGVHVTFFIVSLTANWTQLWDTLVLIEESLNFNSDFYIKCRRSVVFGFILLFIDSVSQFFISIQSFYWDMGVLRPAAIVLSNLSRTTIISVFLLFCVLARVITLIFQGLNEQIDHMDEPQKFSPLYSGSRVLNVRLEKWRRNHTLACKLVDMVNQCFGLVMVITVVNVFVSFITTTFEIVSSIQEDDTIPLVFVSIFIKKSILLTIIIYEPYCLQAEVSRTAVSLRKIHPLTADLLTQIKLNTVVVEVTHASPKITAMEFFDVNLRLLPTLIGSTLTYVAILHQVSSHSD; encoded by the exons ATGTTGAGCATTGAAGACAGTCTGTGGCCTTTGACGGCCGCATTGAAAATCTTGGGCTTCCACGTCGGTCCGAACAGGAAGTCCAGATCGAATCGTTATTCCATTTGCTTGTTATTGACAGGCTGCCTGATGGTGTTGTCGACTGTCGGACTTCACTGCACCTCGTTTATCGCAGGAGTACTGCGATTGAAAGCCAATGAAATCGGCCCCAACGGCACCATTTTGACTACCACAAAATTGCTGAACATCGGGATCGACCATCTCAATTACACCTGGGTCCTCATCGGAGTCCACGTCACGTTCTTCATTGTCAGTCTGACGGCCAACTGGACCCAATTGTGGGACACGTTGGTCTTGATCGAAGAGAGCCTTAATTTCAATTCCGATTTTTACATCAAGTGTAGGAGGAGCGTCGTATTTggctttattcttttattcatc GATTCCGTCAGCCAGTTCTTCATCTCGATCCAGTCCTTTTACTGGGACATGGGCGTCTTGAGACCGGCTGCCATCGTTTTGTCCAATCTATCCCGCACGACCATCATCAGCGTCTTCCTGCTCTTCTGCGTCCTGGCCAGAGTAATCACGCTCATCTTTCAAGGCCTTAACGAGCAGATTGACCACATGGACGAGCCCCAAAAGTTTTCGCCGTTGTACTCGGGCAGCAGAGTCTTAAATGTCCGTCTGGAAAAATGGCGAAGAAATCACACGTTGGCCTGCAAACTGGTTGACATGGTCAATCAATGTTTCGGGCTGGTCATGGTCATTACCGTCGTTAATGTTTTCGTGAGTTTCATCACGACAACGTTCGAAATCGTCAGCTCCATCCAAGAAGACGATACGATCCCGTTAGTTTTCGTCTCCATCTTTATTAAGAAATCGATCCTGCTGACCATCATCATTTACGAACCTTATTGTTTACAAGCGGAG GTGAGTCGGACTGCAGTTTCTCTCCGCAAGATCCACCCGTTGACTGCCGACCTCCTCACTCAAATTAAA TTAAATACCGTGGTAGTTGAAGTAACTCACGCCAGTCCAAAAATCACAGCCATGGAATTCTTTGATGTCAATCTCCGACTTTTACCGACG CTGATTGGAAGCACCTTGACGTACGTGGCTATTCTTCATCAAGTGTCTTCACACTCGGATTGa
- the LOC116928025 gene encoding uncharacterized protein LOC116928025 isoform X1, with amino-acid sequence MDLTAMVTSIETNLWPLLVGLRIFGFHMGSSKKPSEGSRYSICLTVVGSLMVLSTVVIHCTSFVCGVMRLKANGIGTNGTNLTTANLLNIGIEHLNYTWVLIGVHVTFFFVSLTSNWTTLWDSLLLIERDLKLNSTFHRKCKKSVSIGFCFLLIDCVSHLLISIRSFYWDMGVLSPLAIVLSNVSRTTIVSVFLLFCVLVRVIMLVFQTLNDQIAHLDETDQFPSLYLTSRVLNIRLEKWRRNHTLACELVEMVNQCFGIVMLVTVVNVFISFITTTFEIVRSMQDDATIPVLFTVIFIKKSILLSIIIYEPYRLQSEAARTAVSLRKLQPSTADLLTQIKLNTVVIEVTHAGPKITAMEFFDVNRRLLPTVSLTYFSSSSIANRLISSVSVDWQHIDVRGHSLSSLVKYPPIVQVTIKFV; translated from the exons ATGGATTTGACAGCCATGGTAACGAGTATCGAAACAAATCTCTGGCCTTTACTCGTTGGCTTGAGAATCTTTGGCTTCCACATGGGGTCCAGCAAGAAACCGAGTGAAGGATCACGTTACTCCATTTGCCTGACAGTCGTCGGTTCCCTGATGGTTTTGTCGACTGTCGTGATTCACTGCACTTCGTTCGTTTGTGGCGTGATGAGATTGAAAGCCAATGGAATCGGTACCAACGGCACTAACTTGACGACGGCCAATCTTCTCAACATCGGGATCGAACATCTCAATTACACTTGGGTCCTCATCGGCGTTCACGTcaccttcttcttcgtctcaCTCACGTCCAACTGGACAACGTTGTGGGATTCTCTGCTCTTGATAGAAAGGGACTTGAAATTGAACTCAACGTTTCACCGCAAGTGCAAGAAGAGCGTCAGCATTGGATTCTGTTTTCTACTGATC GAttgcgtcagtcacttgctcatCTCGATCCGATCGTTTTACTGGGATATGGGCGTTCTCAGTCCGTTGGCCATTGTCCTGTCCAACGTTTCCAGGACGACTATCGTCAGCGTTTTCCTGCTTTTCTGCGTCCTCGTGCGAGTTATTATGCTCGTCTTTCAAACGCTGAACGACCAAATCGCCCATCTAGACGAAACGGACCAGTTTCCCTCGTTGTACTTGACCAGCAGGGTCTTGAATATCCGTCTAGAAAAATGGCGCAGAAATCACACTCTGGCCTGCGAATTGGTCGAGATGGTCAACCAATGTTTTGGCATCGTGATGCTCGTCACGGTTGTCAATGTTTTCATCAGTTTCATTACGACGACGTTTGAGATTGTGCGTTCCATGCAAGACGATGCGACGATACCTGTCCTTTTCACCGTCATCTTCATTAAAAAATCCATTTTGCTCTCCATCATTATTTATGAACCCTATCGTCTACAATCCGAG GCTGCTCGGACTGCAGTCTCTCTCCGCAAACTTCAACCTTCCACTGCTGACCTTTTGACCCAAATCAAA CTGAATACTGTTGTAATCGAGGTAACTCACGCCGGCCCGAAAATCACGGCCATGGAATTCTTTGACGTTAATCGCAGACTTTTGCCAACCGTAAGTTTAACGTACTTTTCTTCGTCGTCCATTGCTAATCGCTTGATTTCCTCTGTTTCAGTTGATTGGCAGCACATTGACGTACGTGGCCATTCTCTGTCAAGCCTCGTCAAATACCCACCCATCGTTCAAGTAACAATAAAATTCGTTTAA
- the LOC116928025 gene encoding uncharacterized protein LOC116928025 isoform X2 translates to MDLTAMVTSIETNLWPLLVGLRIFGFHMGSSKKPSEGSRYSICLTVVGSLMVLSTVVIHCTSFVCGVMRLKANGIGTNGTNLTTANLLNIGIEHLNYTWVLIGVHVTFFFVSLTSNWTTLWDSLLLIERDLKLNSTFHRKCKKSVSIGFCFLLIDCVSHLLISIRSFYWDMGVLSPLAIVLSNVSRTTIVSVFLLFCVLVRVIMLVFQTLNDQIAHLDETDQFPSLYLTSRVLNIRLEKWRRNHTLACELVEMVNQCFGIVMLVTVVNVFISFITTTFEIVRSMQDDATIPVLFTVIFIKKSILLSIIIYEPYRLQSEAARTAVSLRKLQPSTADLLTQIKLNTVVIEVTHAGPKITAMEFFDVNRRLLPTLIGSTLTYVAILCQASSNTHPSFK, encoded by the exons ATGGATTTGACAGCCATGGTAACGAGTATCGAAACAAATCTCTGGCCTTTACTCGTTGGCTTGAGAATCTTTGGCTTCCACATGGGGTCCAGCAAGAAACCGAGTGAAGGATCACGTTACTCCATTTGCCTGACAGTCGTCGGTTCCCTGATGGTTTTGTCGACTGTCGTGATTCACTGCACTTCGTTCGTTTGTGGCGTGATGAGATTGAAAGCCAATGGAATCGGTACCAACGGCACTAACTTGACGACGGCCAATCTTCTCAACATCGGGATCGAACATCTCAATTACACTTGGGTCCTCATCGGCGTTCACGTcaccttcttcttcgtctcaCTCACGTCCAACTGGACAACGTTGTGGGATTCTCTGCTCTTGATAGAAAGGGACTTGAAATTGAACTCAACGTTTCACCGCAAGTGCAAGAAGAGCGTCAGCATTGGATTCTGTTTTCTACTGATC GAttgcgtcagtcacttgctcatCTCGATCCGATCGTTTTACTGGGATATGGGCGTTCTCAGTCCGTTGGCCATTGTCCTGTCCAACGTTTCCAGGACGACTATCGTCAGCGTTTTCCTGCTTTTCTGCGTCCTCGTGCGAGTTATTATGCTCGTCTTTCAAACGCTGAACGACCAAATCGCCCATCTAGACGAAACGGACCAGTTTCCCTCGTTGTACTTGACCAGCAGGGTCTTGAATATCCGTCTAGAAAAATGGCGCAGAAATCACACTCTGGCCTGCGAATTGGTCGAGATGGTCAACCAATGTTTTGGCATCGTGATGCTCGTCACGGTTGTCAATGTTTTCATCAGTTTCATTACGACGACGTTTGAGATTGTGCGTTCCATGCAAGACGATGCGACGATACCTGTCCTTTTCACCGTCATCTTCATTAAAAAATCCATTTTGCTCTCCATCATTATTTATGAACCCTATCGTCTACAATCCGAG GCTGCTCGGACTGCAGTCTCTCTCCGCAAACTTCAACCTTCCACTGCTGACCTTTTGACCCAAATCAAA CTGAATACTGTTGTAATCGAGGTAACTCACGCCGGCCCGAAAATCACGGCCATGGAATTCTTTGACGTTAATCGCAGACTTTTGCCAACC TTGATTGGCAGCACATTGACGTACGTGGCCATTCTCTGTCAAGCCTCGTCAAATACCCACCCATCGTTCAAGTAA
- the LOC116928027 gene encoding uncharacterized protein LOC116928027, which translates to MFKSQNQFYSTIFRPLDVWMRLLGIQLDPFPSAALSKPRALCLYSLSFLMFFINASSNLYFTAVSFTSPLTRFGTSEIWNKIIDFGSYNLMAIGTHAALLAIQRKPEWELLWHNLKQLAVEEDPLFYTKCRRAITIVLVCLTADIFTVVIRAVNLIVNTGGRPLMLSLTDVISILTEIYAISGLAVFATIGWITYIKFLQFHNQLNPTLDLNKHLNNPSSQTRTRRTSNDLRRWRRTYVTLNETVSHLGECFGPFLLIWIIYIFINFIAVSFYIVNGIRNEPIWEKVLNLVFLLVKHLVHLLLLASIPVTLQQESLNISKPLRKMRFDEPLLQRQVDTMIMEGIQSPTTMTAMDLFSVDLTLIPTLVGTSLTYLIILWQFQTGERQNKPQCEPISQPTVGHLQ; encoded by the exons ATGTTCAAAAGTCAAAATCAATTTTACTCGACCATTTTCAGGCCATTAGACGTTTGGATGCGTTTACTCGGCATCCAGTTAGATCCTTTTCCATCGGCTGCCCTGTCGAAACCCAGAGCCCTTTGTCTTTATTCGTTGAGTTTCCTGATGTTTTTCATCAACGCGTCAAGTAACTTGTACTTCACCGCAGTGTCGTTTACCTCTCCACTGACGCGCTTTGGTACAAGTGAAATTTGGAATAAAATTATTGATTTTGGTAGTTATAATTTGATGGCCATCGGGACCCACGCAGCTCTGTTGGCTATACAACGGAAACCAGAATGGGAATTGTTGTGGCACAACCTGAAACAGTTGGCAGTAGAAGAGGACCCACTTTTCTATACCAAATGTCGTCGAGCCATTACAATTGTCCTAGTGTGCCTAACAGCG GACATCTTTACTGTCGTAATAAGAGCAGTTAACTTAATTGTCAACACTGGAGGACGTCCTTTGATGTTATCACTGACAGACGTCATTTCCATCCTGACCGAAATTTACGCAATCAGCGGGCTGGCAGTGTTTGCAACTATTGGCTGGATAACTTACATCAAATTTTTGCAGTTTCATAATCAGTTAAACCCGACTCTTGATCTCAACAAACATCTAAATAATCCATCCAGTCAGACAAGAACGAGACGGACATCGAATGATTTAAGACGATGGAGACGCACCTACGTGACGCTCAACGAAACAGTATCGCATCTTGGAGAGTGTTTCGGTCCGTTCCTACTGATCTGGATTATTTACATCTTTATCAACTTCATTGCCGTTTCTTTTTACATCGTGAATGGCATCCGCAACGAACCCATTTGGGAAAAGGTCTTGAATTTGGTTTTCCTCCTAGTAAAGCATTTAgtccatcttcttcttttggccAGCATCCCCGTTACACTCCAGCAAGAG TCGTTGAACATATCGAAACCGTTAAGGAAAATGAGATTTGATGAACCGTTACTTCAGCGTCAG GTGGATACGATGATTATGGAAGGGATTCAATCACCTACCACCATGACTGCCATGGACTTGTTTTCGGTTGATTTGACTCTTATCCCAACG TTGGTAGGAACTTCTTTGACCTATTTGATCATCCTTTGGCAATTTCAAACGGGAGAACGTCAAAACAAGCCCCAATGCGAGCCAATAAGTCAACCGACCGTGGGGCATCTTCAATGA